In Gimesia benthica, a single window of DNA contains:
- a CDS encoding (5-formylfuran-3-yl)methyl phosphate synthase → MNPRRVELLVSVRNCEEIAAALAGGCDLLDFKEPENGALGMVDSESLQAITVYCERHSIPQPLSMALGELVEWHERCTMPRIPSAMKYLKLGLSETRELPDWKSCWQVVTERIEMEQQRQFDWIAVAYADWEQASAASPLEVLSAAIESRCAGLLIDTFHKQGSGLTDLLSLELLDELIQRAHRHGLKVALAGSIRLGDLEALSPLQPDIVGIRGAACTGNRRTSSIESSAVRDFRMQLEEQFHCHPWG, encoded by the coding sequence TTGAATCCCCGCCGCGTCGAGTTACTGGTCAGCGTGCGTAATTGTGAAGAAATCGCTGCTGCGCTGGCCGGGGGTTGTGACCTGCTCGACTTCAAAGAGCCGGAGAACGGCGCACTGGGAATGGTCGATTCTGAATCTCTGCAGGCAATCACTGTCTACTGCGAACGCCATAGCATCCCCCAGCCTCTCAGTATGGCACTGGGCGAACTGGTAGAGTGGCATGAGAGATGCACAATGCCCCGCATCCCCTCGGCCATGAAGTACCTGAAACTGGGACTCTCCGAAACCCGGGAACTTCCCGACTGGAAATCCTGCTGGCAGGTGGTGACTGAGCGGATCGAAATGGAACAGCAACGGCAGTTCGACTGGATCGCGGTCGCCTATGCAGACTGGGAACAGGCTTCGGCGGCCTCTCCACTCGAAGTCCTCTCAGCTGCGATTGAGAGCCGATGTGCGGGTCTGCTGATTGACACTTTCCACAAGCAGGGTTCCGGGTTAACGGATCTGCTCTCGCTGGAGCTGCTGGACGAACTGATCCAACGGGCACATCGGCACGGATTGAAGGTCGCGCTGGCAGGTTCCATTCGCCTGGGTGACCTGGAGGCACTCTCTCCGCTGCAGCCGGATATCGTTGGTATTCGGGGGGCAGCCTGTACGGGAAATCGACGCACCAGTTCGATAGAGTCGTCCGCAGTGCGTGACTTCAGAATGCAGCTGGAAGAACAGTTCCACTGTCATCCCTGGGGATGA